The following proteins come from a genomic window of Streptomyces sp. NBC_01716:
- a CDS encoding right-handed parallel beta-helix repeat-containing protein: MSRSALRVMAALLGALTLLAGCSSGGDDDGSDKGRRPDGAQVTIRVPGDAPTISAGVSLAQPGDLVLVAPGVYRESVKVDTARVTLRGESRAKVVIDGQLRRPNGVVVTAPGVAVENLTVRSNTQNGVLVTGSAAAVAGLPGSGGYDTGDEPVKLLKSFLVSHVTATRNGLYGIYAFSAQNGVIEDSHTSGGADSGIYVGQCKPCRIVVRDNVSELNAVGYEGTNASGEMYVTGNRLVGNRVGLTTSSDHQEKLLPQRDAVVAGNLIADNQQARTPEQADGGWGIGIGVDGGSDNQFIRNRISGNTNAGLVITATADLTADRNRITDNTFTANGVDVGWTFPTATRGQGNCLRGNALQRTVPAGLVDTASCPVPAKSPTPSGSWPSPAGPAGIPFTDVAAPGPQPEFPRATTTGATVVPDVPALPDIADIALPSESLLAARARVRTS; encoded by the coding sequence ATGTCTCGATCAGCACTTCGCGTGATGGCGGCGTTACTGGGCGCACTGACTCTGCTGGCCGGCTGTAGTAGCGGTGGCGACGACGACGGATCGGACAAGGGCCGACGGCCGGACGGTGCGCAAGTGACGATCCGTGTGCCCGGCGACGCCCCGACGATCTCGGCCGGGGTGTCCCTGGCCCAGCCCGGTGACCTGGTGCTGGTGGCTCCGGGTGTGTACCGCGAGTCGGTGAAAGTCGACACGGCCCGCGTCACGCTGCGGGGCGAGTCCCGGGCCAAGGTGGTCATCGACGGTCAGCTGCGGCGGCCGAACGGGGTGGTCGTCACCGCGCCCGGCGTGGCCGTGGAGAACCTGACCGTACGGAGCAACACGCAGAACGGGGTGCTGGTCACCGGTTCGGCGGCGGCGGTCGCCGGGCTGCCGGGCAGCGGCGGTTACGACACCGGCGATGAACCCGTCAAGCTCCTGAAGTCGTTCCTGGTCTCGCATGTGACCGCGACCCGTAACGGTCTGTACGGCATCTACGCGTTCTCCGCGCAGAACGGTGTCATCGAGGACTCCCACACATCGGGCGGGGCGGACTCGGGGATCTATGTCGGCCAGTGCAAGCCGTGTCGGATCGTCGTACGGGACAACGTCTCCGAACTCAACGCGGTCGGTTACGAAGGCACCAACGCCAGCGGCGAGATGTATGTGACCGGCAATCGTCTGGTCGGCAACCGCGTCGGACTGACCACCAGCTCCGACCACCAGGAGAAACTGCTCCCGCAGCGCGACGCCGTCGTCGCCGGCAACCTGATCGCGGACAATCAGCAGGCGCGGACCCCCGAACAGGCCGACGGCGGCTGGGGCATCGGTATCGGCGTCGACGGCGGCAGCGACAACCAGTTCATCCGCAACCGGATCTCCGGCAACACCAACGCCGGGCTCGTGATCACCGCGACCGCCGACCTGACGGCGGACCGCAACAGGATCACCGACAACACCTTCACCGCCAATGGCGTCGATGTCGGCTGGACGTTCCCCACCGCCACCCGCGGACAGGGCAACTGCCTGCGAGGGAACGCGCTTCAAAGGACCGTGCCCGCAGGGCTCGTGGACACCGCGTCCTGCCCGGTCCCCGCCAAGTCACCCACGCCCTCCGGCAGTTGGCCGAGTCCGGCGGGGCCCGCGGGCATCCCGTTCACCGACGTGGCCGCGCCCGGCCCGCAGCCGGAGTTCCCGCGTGCCACCACCACAGGCGCCACCGTCGTGCCGGATGTTCCGGCACTGCCGGACATCGCGGACATCGCGCTGCCGTCGGAGTCGCTGCTCGCCGCCCGTGCGCGGGTGCGGACCTCGTGA
- a CDS encoding Dyp-type peroxidase: MDRADRPPSRRAFLDVTGATVAAGLVTTGCSWDSAEPGRPTPSAAAVSKPVPATGRHQAGVTFPRSAQRNLLAVVADLGTAVSPGPLLAELGETIRTLTAGSDPRLLGLSPGDLTVTVGVGPRLVRTAGAALPGAVDLPRFSRERIAPQARGGDLLIQICADDALLLPVTAAALLDQAGDRVRERWRQSGRRGTDVPVAKGRTAPRNLLGFIDGIVGPHTNAEQERDLWLAGPRAVAGGTLAVLRRMELDLTRFAALSVAEQEAVFGRRRASGVPLSGGTVASGPELGAKTPDGRYLVPVDAHVRRANPTAVGVGHMLRRSYSTDEPAPGLLFISFQNDLRTFTSTLTRMDTSDALLPFTTTTASATFLILPGFNDQHPLGSPLFT, encoded by the coding sequence ATGGACCGCGCCGATCGCCCCCCGTCACGCCGCGCGTTCCTCGATGTCACCGGTGCCACGGTGGCCGCCGGTCTCGTCACCACCGGGTGCTCATGGGACTCCGCCGAGCCGGGTCGGCCCACCCCTTCCGCGGCGGCCGTGTCCAAACCGGTTCCGGCGACGGGCCGACATCAGGCGGGCGTCACGTTTCCCCGGTCGGCCCAGCGCAACCTGCTGGCCGTGGTGGCCGACCTCGGCACTGCGGTGTCGCCCGGCCCGTTACTGGCCGAACTCGGTGAGACCATCCGCACTCTCACCGCCGGGTCCGACCCGCGGCTGCTGGGCCTGTCTCCGGGTGACCTGACCGTGACTGTCGGCGTGGGTCCACGGCTGGTGCGGACGGCGGGTGCCGCACTGCCCGGCGCGGTCGACCTCCCGCGGTTCTCCCGCGAGCGGATCGCTCCGCAGGCACGCGGCGGTGATCTGTTGATTCAGATCTGCGCCGACGACGCGCTGCTCCTGCCGGTCACCGCCGCCGCGCTCCTGGACCAGGCCGGCGACCGCGTCCGCGAACGGTGGCGGCAGTCCGGACGCCGCGGTACGGACGTGCCGGTCGCCAAGGGCCGCACCGCACCGCGCAACCTGCTCGGTTTCATCGACGGCATCGTGGGCCCGCACACGAACGCCGAGCAGGAACGCGACCTGTGGCTGGCCGGGCCCCGCGCGGTCGCCGGCGGCACCCTGGCGGTACTGCGTCGCATGGAACTCGACCTGACACGCTTCGCCGCCCTGTCCGTCGCCGAGCAGGAGGCGGTCTTCGGGCGCCGCCGGGCCAGCGGCGTACCCCTCTCCGGCGGCACCGTCGCCTCCGGCCCGGAACTGGGCGCCAAGACACCCGACGGGCGCTATCTCGTCCCCGTGGACGCCCACGTGCGCAGGGCGAACCCCACGGCGGTCGGCGTCGGCCACATGCTCCGCCGCTCCTACAGCACCGACGAGCCGGCCCCCGGCCTGCTCTTCATCAGCTTCCAGAACGACCTGCGCACCTTCACATCCACGCTCACCCGCATGGACACCTCCGACGCCCTGCTCCCCTTCACCACCACGACGGCCAGCGCGACTTTCCTGATCCTCCCCGGCTTCAACGACCAACACCCGCTCGGCTCCCCTCTGTTCACCTGA